One window of Psychrobacillus sp. FSL H8-0483 genomic DNA carries:
- the nagA gene encoding N-acetylglucosamine-6-phosphate deacetylase, whose product MDDYLIHNIQICLEDGQIILGEIFIQNGRIARISDEPIQNHTGSRLDGQGCLALPGFIDIHIHGAVGADFMDGEEEATMRIAAYLPQEGTTSFLATTLTHSPQRIQKSVKVNSRFMSDSMNYEGAEMLGIHLEGPFIHAEQAGAQPLEHIREPSVKLIKEWFGDQLTHLKIVTLAPELDTNFEMIQFLQKNSVISSAGHTKGTYADIEQAVQHGLSHLTHFTNAMSGLHHREIGVVGAGLMNDQLFCEVIADGIHLSDDMLKLIVKVIGPERLILITDSMRAKGLPDGNYTLADQNVQVVGSKATLENGALAGSLLKMIDAFKKIRNLSESTVEDLVKMTSKNAAKRLGVYDRKGSITVGKDADIVLLNHEFDVRYTFCKGRLRYSDD is encoded by the coding sequence ATGGATGACTATCTCATACACAATATCCAAATTTGTCTAGAAGATGGACAAATAATACTTGGAGAAATCTTCATTCAAAATGGTAGGATTGCTCGAATATCTGATGAGCCAATACAAAACCATACGGGAAGTAGATTGGATGGTCAAGGGTGTTTAGCGCTTCCAGGTTTTATCGACATTCATATTCATGGGGCAGTTGGTGCTGATTTTATGGATGGCGAAGAAGAAGCAACCATGAGAATTGCGGCATATTTACCTCAAGAGGGGACAACATCTTTTTTAGCAACAACTCTTACTCATTCTCCTCAGCGGATTCAGAAATCAGTAAAAGTGAATTCCAGATTTATGTCTGATTCGATGAATTATGAAGGTGCTGAAATGTTAGGTATTCACTTAGAAGGTCCTTTTATTCATGCAGAACAAGCAGGAGCCCAGCCATTAGAACATATTCGTGAACCTTCCGTTAAGTTAATAAAAGAGTGGTTCGGCGATCAATTGACCCATCTAAAAATAGTCACGTTAGCGCCTGAGCTTGATACAAACTTTGAAATGATTCAATTCCTTCAGAAGAACAGTGTGATTTCATCAGCTGGTCATACAAAAGGAACATATGCAGATATTGAACAAGCTGTTCAACATGGATTATCGCATTTAACCCATTTTACAAATGCTATGAGTGGTTTACACCACAGGGAAATAGGAGTGGTAGGAGCAGGTTTAATGAACGATCAGCTTTTTTGCGAGGTTATTGCTGATGGAATTCATTTATCCGATGATATGTTAAAGCTAATCGTGAAAGTGATCGGTCCAGAGCGATTAATACTTATTACGGATTCGATGCGTGCAAAGGGATTACCAGATGGAAACTACACATTAGCAGATCAAAATGTACAGGTAGTTGGTTCTAAAGCAACTTTAGAGAATGGAGCACTAGCAGGGAGTTTGTTGAAAATGATTGATGCTTTTAAAAAAATACGAAATCTATCCGAATCTACGGTAGAAGATCTAGTAAAAATGACATCGAAGAATGCTGCGAAAAGACTTGGTGTTTACGATAGAAAAGGAAGTATAACAGTTGGAAAAGACGCAGATATTGTTTTACTC